From one Streptomyces spiramyceticus genomic stretch:
- a CDS encoding ABC transporter substrate-binding protein: MKRRNQWLTAPLAAGLAAGLLSGCGTEGGGSGGTGDAVVIGMSDEVLATDPASGYDPGSWLLFNNVFQSLLSFPKGSSVPQPEAAEQCGFERGGSTVFQCTLRSGLKFSNGNSLTSEDVKFSFERSLKINDKAGPAAVMLASIDTVEAPDERTVVFNLKVPDATFPSKIASGAGSIVDHREYPADKLRTDNKAVGSGPYKLDSFGEKEAAFSVNGSYKGSAKVKNSGITLKLFHDDQKALAASLKQGDVDIAYRGLTAGDIAELQNTSAGSDKGVEVIEGTSAEVQHLVFNMNDPVVGKLAVRKAMAYLVDRDALVRDVYQSTAEPLYSIVPAGIAGHNTAFFDTYGGSPQPDKAEKALRAANITGKVKLTLWATPSRYGPATVQEFEAIAKQLNKSGLFDAKVESVGFEQYEKDIAAGKYGVYVKGWVPDYPDPDNFTQPFFGMDNVLANNYENGDITGRIIPKAAASADRTKLDADFGKLQDTVAAELPIIPLWQGKQYAVAQDNVSGLEWTLDTSTVFRFWEISKN, encoded by the coding sequence GTGAAAAGGCGTAACCAGTGGCTGACGGCACCGCTTGCGGCGGGTCTGGCGGCGGGTCTGCTCAGCGGTTGTGGCACCGAGGGGGGCGGCTCGGGGGGCACGGGTGACGCGGTGGTCATCGGGATGTCGGACGAAGTGCTGGCCACCGATCCGGCCTCGGGTTACGACCCGGGCTCCTGGCTGCTGTTCAACAATGTCTTCCAGTCCCTGCTCAGCTTCCCCAAGGGCAGCTCCGTGCCGCAGCCCGAGGCGGCCGAGCAGTGCGGCTTCGAGAGGGGCGGCAGCACTGTCTTTCAGTGCACCCTGCGCAGTGGTCTGAAGTTCAGCAACGGCAACAGCCTGACCTCGGAGGACGTCAAGTTCTCCTTCGAGCGCTCGCTGAAGATCAACGACAAGGCCGGCCCCGCCGCGGTCATGCTCGCCTCCATCGACACGGTCGAGGCGCCGGACGAGCGCACTGTCGTCTTCAACCTCAAGGTCCCCGACGCCACCTTCCCGAGCAAGATCGCATCGGGCGCCGGCTCCATCGTCGACCACCGCGAGTACCCCGCCGACAAGCTCCGTACGGACAACAAGGCCGTCGGCTCGGGCCCGTACAAGCTCGACTCCTTCGGCGAGAAGGAGGCTGCCTTCTCGGTCAACGGGAGCTACAAGGGCAGCGCCAAGGTCAAGAACTCCGGCATCACCTTGAAGCTCTTCCACGATGACCAGAAGGCGCTGGCAGCCTCCCTCAAGCAGGGCGACGTCGACATCGCCTACCGAGGCCTCACCGCCGGGGACATCGCGGAGCTCCAGAACACGTCGGCCGGCAGCGACAAGGGCGTTGAGGTCATCGAAGGCACCAGCGCCGAGGTCCAGCACCTGGTCTTCAACATGAACGACCCGGTCGTCGGCAAGCTCGCCGTGCGCAAGGCCATGGCGTACCTCGTCGACCGTGACGCCCTGGTCAGGGACGTCTACCAGTCCACGGCCGAGCCGCTGTATTCCATCGTCCCGGCCGGCATCGCCGGCCACAACACGGCGTTCTTCGACACCTACGGCGGCAGCCCGCAGCCCGACAAGGCCGAGAAGGCCCTGCGCGCGGCGAACATCACCGGCAAGGTGAAGCTCACGCTGTGGGCCACGCCCAGCCGCTACGGCCCCGCCACGGTCCAGGAGTTCGAGGCGATAGCCAAGCAGCTCAACAAGAGTGGGCTGTTCGACGCGAAGGTCGAGTCCGTCGGGTTCGAGCAGTACGAGAAGGACATCGCGGCCGGCAAGTACGGCGTGTACGTGAAGGGCTGGGTCCCCGACTACCCGGACCCGGACAACTTCACCCAGCCGTTCTTCGGCATGGACAACGTCCTCGCCAACAACTACGAGAACGGCGACATCACGGGCCGGATCATCCCGAAGGCCGCCGCCTCGGCCGACCGCACCAAGCTCGACGCGGACTTCGGCAAGCTCCAGGACACCGTCGCCGCGGAGCTGCCGATCATCCCGCTGTGGCAGGGCAAGCAGTACGCCGTGGCCCAAGACAACGTCTCGGGCCTCGAGTGGACCCTGGACACCTCGACGGTCTTCCGTTTCTGGGAGATCAGCAAGAACTGA
- a CDS encoding ABC transporter substrate-binding protein, producing MNRKTLVLPAVIGLLAPVLAACGGPDIGGKGGDAIVVGTTDQFSATKEAPAPFDPAFAYDAGAWNVLRQTLQTLMRAPRGGGEPVPDAASKCGFTDTQNESYRCTLRSGLTFADGDAVTAEDVKFSIERVLKIQNDNGPVALLSNIDMIETNGDSGIVFHLKTPDATFPYKIATPAAGIVDSDTYKAKQLRDGVEVDGSGPYTLETETEGGKVVKAVFTKNSEYKGDLKFQNDKVELRSFPDAASMEKALRDGEISLMTRTLDQDQIKELSENPVKGIDLIEMPGLEIRYLGFDTEDSVVKSKAVRQALASLIDRGQLASKVYPATAEPLYSIIPNTIVGHQNAFFNKYGEPNRQKAAGLLRAAGINTPVKLTLNYTTDHYGTATKAEFEVLQEQLNASDLFDVTVEGTEWSKFRENQKRGEYAVYGMGWFPDFPDADNYVAPFLDKDNFLNSPYVSVETRNKLIPESRRATDRGAAAKPFERIQEIVANDVPVLPLWQGKQYVAARDDITGVEWAINSSSDLQLWELGRGVS from the coding sequence ATGAACCGCAAGACTCTGGTGCTGCCGGCCGTGATCGGCCTGCTCGCCCCCGTGCTGGCCGCGTGCGGCGGGCCGGACATCGGGGGTAAGGGCGGCGACGCCATTGTTGTGGGCACCACGGACCAGTTCTCCGCCACGAAGGAAGCCCCCGCGCCCTTCGACCCGGCCTTCGCCTACGACGCCGGTGCCTGGAACGTCCTGAGGCAGACCCTGCAGACGCTGATGCGCGCGCCGCGCGGCGGCGGCGAGCCGGTGCCGGACGCGGCCTCCAAGTGCGGCTTCACGGACACCCAGAACGAGAGCTACCGCTGCACCCTGCGCAGTGGGCTGACGTTCGCGGACGGCGACGCGGTGACGGCCGAGGACGTGAAGTTCTCCATCGAGCGCGTCCTGAAGATCCAGAATGACAACGGCCCCGTCGCCCTGCTCTCCAACATCGACATGATCGAGACCAACGGCGACAGCGGAATCGTCTTCCACCTCAAGACGCCGGACGCCACCTTCCCGTACAAGATCGCGACGCCGGCCGCCGGCATCGTCGACTCCGACACGTACAAGGCCAAGCAGCTCCGCGACGGCGTCGAGGTCGACGGCTCGGGTCCGTACACACTGGAGACCGAGACCGAGGGCGGCAAGGTCGTCAAGGCTGTCTTCACCAAGAACTCCGAGTACAAGGGCGACTTGAAGTTCCAGAACGACAAGGTCGAGCTCCGGTCGTTCCCTGACGCCGCGTCCATGGAGAAGGCCCTGCGGGACGGCGAGATCAGCCTGATGACCCGCACCCTCGACCAGGACCAGATCAAGGAGCTCTCGGAGAACCCGGTGAAGGGCATCGATCTCATAGAGATGCCCGGCCTGGAGATCCGCTACCTCGGTTTCGACACCGAGGACTCCGTCGTGAAGAGCAAGGCGGTGCGCCAGGCGCTGGCCTCCCTGATCGACCGTGGACAGCTGGCGAGCAAGGTCTACCCGGCCACGGCCGAGCCGCTGTACTCGATCATCCCGAACACGATCGTCGGGCACCAGAACGCGTTCTTCAACAAGTACGGCGAGCCGAACCGGCAGAAGGCCGCGGGCCTCCTGCGCGCGGCCGGCATCAACACCCCGGTGAAGCTGACGCTGAACTACACGACCGACCACTACGGGACCGCCACGAAGGCGGAGTTCGAGGTGCTGCAGGAGCAGCTCAACGCCTCGGACCTCTTCGACGTCACCGTCGAGGGCACCGAGTGGTCGAAGTTCCGTGAGAACCAGAAGCGCGGCGAGTACGCCGTCTACGGAATGGGATGGTTCCCCGACTTCCCGGACGCCGACAACTATGTCGCGCCGTTCCTGGACAAGGACAACTTCCTCAACTCCCCGTACGTGAGCGTCGAGACCCGGAACAAGCTCATCCCGGAGTCGCGGCGCGCCACCGACCGGGGCGCGGCTGCGAAGCCGTTCGAGCGGATCCAGGAAATCGTCGCCAACGACGTACCGGTGCTGCCGCTGTGGCAGGGCAAGCAGTACGTCGCCGCGCGCGACGACATCACGGGCGTCGAGTGGGCGATCAACTCCTCGTCGGACCTGCAGCTGTGGGAGTTGGGCCGCGGCGTCTCCTGA
- a CDS encoding HAD family hydrolase — protein sequence MTSTVPAPSTSTAEGSALQAVFLDMDGTLVDTEGFWWDAEVEVFAALGHPLDEAWRDVVVGGPMTRSAGYLIEVTGADITLPELTVLLNDRFERRIERGVPLMAGAARLLAELAAHEVPTALVSASHRRIIDRVLESLGREMFTFSVAGDEVVRTKPHPEPYLHAATRLGADPMRCAVVEDTATGVAAAEAAGCRVVAVPSVAPIAPARGRAVVGSLEEVNLAFLRTLITRMN from the coding sequence ATGACCAGCACGGTCCCAGCGCCCAGTACCAGTACGGCGGAAGGCTCCGCCCTCCAGGCCGTCTTCCTCGACATGGACGGCACCCTCGTCGACACCGAGGGCTTCTGGTGGGACGCCGAGGTGGAGGTCTTCGCGGCACTCGGCCATCCGCTGGACGAGGCATGGCGCGACGTGGTGGTCGGCGGGCCCATGACGCGCAGCGCCGGCTACCTCATCGAGGTCACCGGCGCCGACATCACCCTCCCCGAACTCACGGTCCTGCTCAACGACCGCTTCGAGCGGCGCATCGAACGCGGCGTACCCCTGATGGCGGGCGCTGCCCGGCTGCTCGCCGAGCTGGCCGCGCACGAAGTGCCGACCGCCCTGGTGTCCGCCTCGCACCGCCGCATCATCGACCGCGTCCTGGAGTCCCTCGGCCGGGAGATGTTCACGTTCTCGGTCGCGGGCGACGAGGTGGTCCGTACGAAGCCGCATCCCGAGCCGTATCTGCACGCCGCGACGCGGCTCGGCGCCGACCCGATGAGATGCGCGGTCGTCGAGGACACGGCGACGGGCGTGGCGGCCGCGGAGGCGGCGGGCTGCCGGGTGGTGGCCGTGCCGTCCGTCGCACCGATCGCGCCCGCGCGCGGCCGGGCCGTCGTGGGATCGCTCGAAGAGGTCAATCTCGCCTTCCTCAGGACCTTGATCACCCGAATGAACTGA
- the metH gene encoding methionine synthase yields the protein MASLPTPPTSKTAHSSRADALREALASRVVVADGAMGTMLQAQDPSLEDFENLEGCNEILNITRPDIVRTVHEEYFAVGVDCVETNTFGANFAALAEYDIPERVFELSESGARIAREVADEFAAKDGRQRWVLGSMGPGTKLPTLGHAPYVTLRDAYQQNAEGMLAGGADALLVETTQDLLQTKSAIIGARRAMDVAGISVPLICSVTVETTGTMLLGSEIGAALTALEPLGIDMIGLNCATGPAEMSEHLRYLARHSRVPISAMPNAGLPVLGKNGAHYPLSASELADAQETFVREYGLSLVGGCCGTTPEHLRQVVERVRDLTPPEREPRPEPGAASLYQTVPFRQDTSYLAIGERTNANGSKKFREAMLEGRWDDCVEMARDQIREGAHMLDLCVDYVGRDGAADMAELAGRFATASTLPIVLDSTELNVLRAGLEKLGGRAVINSVNYEDGDGPESRFQKVTKLAQEHGAALMALTIDEEGQARTVEHKVAIAERIIEDLTTNWGIHESDILIDCLTFTICTGQEESRKDGVNTIGAIRELKRRHPDVQTTLGLSNISFGLNPAARIVLNSVFLDECVKAGLDSAIVHASKILPIARLEEEQIKVALDLIHDRREEGYDPLQRFLELFEGVDTKSMKAGKAEELLALPLDERLQRRIIDGEKKGLEADLDEALAERPALDIVNDTLLEGMKVVGELFGSGQMQLPFVLQSAEVMKSAVAYLEPHMEKTDDEGKGTIVLATVRGDVHDIGKNLVDIILSNNGYNVVNLGIKQPVSAILEAAEEHRADVIGMSGLLVKSTVIMKENLEELNQRKMAADFPVILGGAALTRAYVEQDLHEIYDGEVRYARDAFEGLRLMDALIGVKRGVPGAVLPELKQRRVPKRDTPVLDVQEPEGAARSDVSTDNRIPEPPFWGTRVVKGIGLKEYASWLDEGALFKGQWGLKQARAGDGPTYEELVETEGRPRLRGWLEQLHTRNLLEAAVVYGYFPCHSKGDDLILLNEDGSERTRFTFPRQRRGRRLCLADFFRPEESGEPDVVGLQVVTVGSKIGEATAELFASNSYRDYLELHGLSVQLAEALAEYWHARVRAELGFGGEDPADVEDMFALKYRGARFSLGYGACPDLEDRAKIAELLQPERIGVHLSEEFQLHPEQSTDAIVIHHPEAKYFNAR from the coding sequence ATGGCCTCGTTGCCGACCCCGCCGACCTCCAAGACTGCTCACAGCAGCCGCGCAGACGCCCTCCGCGAAGCCCTCGCCAGCCGAGTCGTGGTGGCGGACGGTGCCATGGGCACGATGCTTCAGGCGCAGGACCCCAGCCTTGAGGACTTCGAAAACCTCGAAGGCTGCAACGAGATCCTCAACATCACCCGCCCCGACATCGTGCGCACCGTCCACGAGGAGTACTTCGCGGTCGGCGTGGACTGCGTCGAGACGAACACCTTCGGCGCCAACTTCGCCGCCCTCGCCGAGTACGACATCCCCGAGCGCGTCTTCGAGCTCTCCGAGTCCGGCGCCCGCATCGCCCGCGAGGTCGCCGACGAGTTCGCGGCCAAGGACGGCCGCCAGCGCTGGGTCCTCGGCTCGATGGGCCCCGGCACCAAGCTGCCGACACTGGGCCACGCCCCGTACGTCACGCTGCGCGACGCCTACCAGCAGAACGCCGAAGGCATGCTCGCCGGGGGCGCGGACGCACTCCTGGTGGAGACCACCCAGGACCTGCTCCAGACCAAGTCCGCGATCATCGGCGCCCGCCGCGCCATGGACGTCGCCGGCATCAGCGTCCCCCTGATCTGCTCCGTGACGGTCGAGACCACCGGCACCATGCTGCTGGGCTCCGAGATCGGCGCCGCGCTCACCGCTCTGGAGCCGCTCGGCATCGACATGATCGGCCTGAACTGCGCCACCGGCCCCGCCGAGATGAGCGAGCACCTGCGCTACCTCGCCCGCCACTCGCGCGTCCCGATCTCCGCCATGCCCAACGCCGGCCTCCCCGTCCTCGGAAAGAACGGCGCGCACTACCCCCTGTCGGCCTCCGAGCTGGCCGACGCCCAGGAGACCTTCGTACGTGAGTACGGCCTCTCCCTGGTCGGAGGCTGCTGCGGTACGACGCCCGAGCACCTGCGCCAGGTCGTCGAGCGCGTCCGCGACCTGACCCCGCCCGAGCGCGAGCCGCGCCCCGAGCCCGGCGCCGCCTCCCTCTACCAGACCGTGCCCTTCCGGCAGGACACGTCGTACCTCGCCATTGGTGAGCGTACGAACGCCAACGGCTCGAAGAAGTTCCGCGAGGCCATGCTGGAAGGCCGCTGGGACGACTGCGTGGAGATGGCCCGGGACCAGATCCGCGAGGGCGCGCACATGCTCGACCTGTGCGTCGACTACGTCGGCCGCGACGGTGCCGCCGACATGGCCGAGCTGGCCGGCCGCTTCGCCACCGCCTCCACGCTTCCCATCGTGCTGGACTCCACCGAGCTGAACGTCCTGCGGGCAGGCCTGGAGAAGCTGGGCGGCCGCGCCGTCATCAACTCGGTGAACTACGAGGACGGTGACGGCCCCGAGTCGCGCTTCCAGAAGGTCACCAAGCTGGCGCAGGAACACGGCGCCGCACTGATGGCGCTGACCATCGACGAAGAGGGCCAGGCCCGTACGGTCGAGCACAAGGTGGCCATCGCCGAGCGCATCATCGAGGACCTGACCACCAATTGGGGCATCCACGAGTCGGACATCCTCATCGACTGCCTCACCTTCACCATCTGCACCGGCCAGGAGGAGTCCCGCAAGGACGGCGTCAACACCATCGGCGCCATCCGCGAGCTGAAGCGGCGTCACCCCGACGTGCAGACGACGCTGGGTCTGTCCAACATCTCCTTCGGCCTCAACCCGGCCGCCCGCATCGTCCTCAACTCCGTCTTCCTCGACGAGTGCGTCAAGGCCGGTCTCGACTCGGCGATCGTGCACGCCTCGAAGATCCTGCCGATCGCCCGGTTGGAGGAGGAGCAGATCAAGGTCGCACTCGACCTGATCCACGACCGCCGCGAGGAGGGCTACGACCCGCTGCAGCGCTTCCTGGAGCTGTTCGAGGGCGTCGACACCAAGTCGATGAAGGCCGGCAAGGCCGAGGAGCTGCTCGCACTGCCGCTGGACGAGCGCCTCCAGCGCCGCATCATCGACGGCGAGAAGAAGGGCCTCGAAGCCGACCTGGACGAGGCCCTGGCCGAGCGCCCCGCGCTCGACATCGTCAATGACACGCTGCTCGAAGGCATGAAGGTCGTCGGTGAGCTCTTCGGCTCCGGCCAGATGCAGCTGCCGTTCGTGCTCCAGTCCGCCGAGGTCATGAAGAGCGCGGTGGCCTACCTGGAGCCGCACATGGAGAAGACGGACGACGAGGGCAAGGGCACGATCGTGCTGGCCACCGTCCGCGGCGATGTCCACGACATCGGCAAGAACCTCGTGGACATCATCCTGTCCAACAACGGCTACAACGTCGTCAACCTGGGCATCAAGCAGCCCGTCTCCGCGATCCTGGAAGCCGCCGAGGAGCACCGCGCCGACGTCATCGGCATGTCGGGCCTCCTGGTGAAGTCCACCGTGATCATGAAGGAGAACCTGGAGGAGCTCAACCAGCGCAAGATGGCCGCCGACTTCCCCGTCATCCTCGGCGGTGCGGCGCTGACCAGGGCGTACGTCGAGCAGGACCTGCACGAGATCTACGACGGCGAAGTCCGCTACGCCCGTGACGCCTTCGAGGGCCTTCGCCTGATGGACGCCCTGATCGGCGTGAAGCGCGGCGTCCCCGGGGCCGTGCTCCCCGAGCTCAAGCAGCGCCGCGTGCCCAAGCGGGACACGCCGGTCCTCGATGTCCAGGAGCCCGAGGGCGCGGCGCGCTCCGACGTCTCCACTGACAACCGGATCCCGGAGCCGCCGTTCTGGGGCACCCGGGTCGTCAAGGGCATCGGCCTCAAGGAGTACGCCTCCTGGCTGGACGAGGGCGCGCTGTTCAAGGGCCAGTGGGGCCTCAAGCAGGCCAGGGCCGGGGACGGGCCGACGTACGAAGAGCTCGTCGAGACCGAGGGCCGCCCCCGCCTGCGCGGCTGGCTGGAGCAGCTCCACACCAGGAACCTGCTGGAAGCCGCCGTCGTCTACGGCTACTTTCCCTGCCACTCCAAGGGCGACGACCTGATCCTCCTCAACGAGGACGGCTCCGAGCGCACCCGCTTCACCTTCCCGCGCCAGCGCCGCGGCCGCCGCCTGTGCCTGGCGGACTTCTTCCGCCCGGAGGAGTCGGGCGAGCCGGACGTCGTGGGCCTTCAGGTCGTCACCGTCGGCTCGAAGATCGGCGAGGCCACGGCCGAGCTGTTCGCATCCAACTCCTACCGTGACTACCTCGAACTGCACGGCCTGTCCGTGCAGCTGGCGGAGGCTCTCGCCGAGTACTGGCACGCCCGCGTACGAGCCGAGCTGGGCTTCGGGGGCGAAGACCCCGCCGATGTCGAGGACATGTTCGCGCTCAAGTACCGCGGCGCGCGCTTCTCGCTCGGGTACGGGGCCTGCCCGGACCTGGAGGACCGCGCGAAGATCGCCGAGCTGCTCCAGCCCGAGCGGATCGGGGTCCACCTCTCGGAGGAGTTCCAGCTCCACCCGGAGCAGTCCACCGACGCGATCGTCATTCACCACCCGGAGGCGAAGTACTTCAACGCGCGATAG
- a CDS encoding IclR family transcriptional regulator: MAKNIQSLERAAAMLRLLAGGERRLGLSEVASSLGLAKGTAHGILRTLQAEGFVEQDPASGRYQLGAELLRLGSTYLDVHELRARALVWTDDLARSSGESVYLGVLHHRGVLIVHHVFRPDDSRQVLEVGAMQPLHSSALGKVLSAYDPVAHNEALENERNSFTPRTVTGTEGFEAVLDLARARGWAADVEETWDGVASVAAPIHDRRRMPVGAVGITGAVERVCNGGELRPELIAAVRDCARAVSRDLGAGRF; the protein is encoded by the coding sequence GTGGCGAAGAATATCCAGTCGCTCGAGCGGGCGGCGGCGATGCTGCGCCTGCTCGCCGGCGGCGAGCGCAGGCTCGGCCTGTCCGAGGTCGCCTCGTCGCTCGGCCTCGCCAAGGGTACTGCGCACGGCATTCTGCGCACCCTGCAGGCGGAAGGCTTTGTCGAGCAGGACCCCGCGTCCGGCCGTTATCAGCTGGGCGCCGAGCTGCTGCGTCTCGGCAGCACCTATCTGGACGTGCACGAGCTTCGCGCCCGCGCGCTCGTGTGGACCGACGACCTGGCCCGTTCCAGCGGCGAGAGCGTCTATCTGGGCGTACTGCACCATAGGGGCGTACTGATCGTCCACCACGTCTTCCGCCCGGACGACAGCCGCCAGGTCCTCGAAGTGGGCGCGATGCAGCCGCTGCACTCCTCCGCCCTCGGCAAGGTGCTCTCCGCGTACGACCCGGTGGCGCACAACGAGGCCCTGGAGAACGAACGCAACTCCTTCACCCCGCGCACCGTCACGGGCACGGAGGGCTTCGAGGCGGTGCTCGACCTGGCCCGGGCGCGCGGCTGGGCCGCCGACGTGGAGGAGACCTGGGACGGCGTGGCCTCCGTCGCCGCGCCCATCCACGACCGGCGGCGGATGCCCGTCGGCGCCGTCGGCATCACCGGCGCGGTAGAGCGGGTCTGCAACGGCGGAGAGCTCCGCCCGGAGCTGATCGCGGCCGTACGGGACTGTGCCCGCGCGGTTTCCCGGGATCTGGGCGCCGGGCGCTTCTGA
- a CDS encoding MIP/aquaporin family protein, translating to MSSSDIFIGEIIGTAVLILLGAGVVAAVVLKRSKAQNAGWLAITFGWGFAVLTAVYIAGSLSGAHLNPAVTIGIAIKDGDWKNVPVYFAGQLLGAMIGASLVWIAYYGQFHAHLTDRDIVGDPAEKAIEGPHDEAKSHAGPVLGIFSTGPEIRNVWQNLATEIIGTLVLVLAVLTQGLNDSGKGLGVVGGLMVALVVVGIGLSLGGPTGYAINPARDLGPRIVHALLPLPNKGGSDWSYAWIPVVGPLAGGALAAGIYNIAFA from the coding sequence GTGTCCAGCTCCGACATCTTCATCGGCGAGATCATCGGTACCGCCGTGCTCATCCTGCTCGGCGCCGGCGTTGTCGCCGCCGTCGTACTCAAGCGCTCGAAGGCGCAGAACGCCGGCTGGCTTGCCATCACCTTCGGGTGGGGCTTCGCTGTCTTGACCGCCGTCTACATCGCCGGCAGCCTGTCCGGCGCCCATCTCAACCCTGCCGTCACGATCGGCATCGCGATCAAGGACGGGGACTGGAAGAACGTCCCGGTCTACTTCGCGGGCCAGCTCCTCGGCGCCATGATCGGCGCGAGCCTGGTCTGGATCGCCTACTACGGCCAGTTCCATGCACACCTCACCGATCGTGACATCGTGGGCGACCCGGCCGAGAAGGCCATCGAGGGCCCGCACGACGAGGCGAAGAGCCACGCCGGCCCCGTCCTCGGCATCTTCTCGACCGGCCCGGAGATCCGGAACGTCTGGCAGAACCTCGCCACCGAGATCATCGGCACCCTCGTGCTGGTCCTGGCGGTGCTCACCCAGGGCCTCAACGACAGTGGCAAGGGTCTCGGCGTCGTCGGCGGCCTGATGGTCGCTCTCGTCGTCGTCGGCATCGGCCTCTCGCTCGGTGGCCCGACCGGTTACGCGATCAACCCGGCCCGCGACCTGGGCCCGCGCATCGTGCACGCCCTGCTCCCGCTGCCGAACAAGGGCGGCTCCGACTGGAGCTATGCCTGGATCCCCGTCGTCGGCCCGCTGGCAGGCGGAGCGCTCGCCGCGGGTATCTACAACATCGCGTTTGCCTGA
- the glpK gene encoding glycerol kinase GlpK yields the protein MTDAHTTGPFIAAIDQGTTSSRCIVFDTDGRIVAVDQKEHEQIFPKPGWVEHNAAEIWTNVQEVVDSAIAKAGITAADVKAIGITNQRETTLLWDKNTGEPVHNAIVWQDTRTDALCKELGRNVGQDRFRRETGLPLASYFAGPKARWLLDNVEGLRERAEAGDILFGTMDSWVIWNLTGGVDGGVHVTDVTNASRTMLMNLHTLEWDDKILQSMDVPAAMLPEIRSSAEVYGVAKSGALAGVPVASALGDQQAALFGQTCFAEGEAKSTYGTGTFMLMNTGHEPVNSYNGLLTTVGYRIGDQAPVYALEGSIAVTGSLVQWMRDQMGLIKSAAEIETLASSVEDNGGAYFVPAFSGLFAPYWRSDARGVIAGLTRYVTKAHIARAVLEATAWQTREITDAMTKDSGVELAALKVDGGMTSNNLLMQTLSDFLDAPVVRPMVAETTCLGAAYAAGLAVGYWPDTDALRANWRRAAEWTPHMDADTRDREYKSWLKAVERTMGWLEDDSDEE from the coding sequence GTGACCGACGCACACACCACCGGCCCGTTCATCGCGGCCATTGACCAGGGCACCACTTCCAGCCGCTGCATCGTCTTCGACACCGACGGCCGCATCGTCGCCGTCGACCAGAAGGAGCACGAGCAGATCTTCCCGAAGCCGGGCTGGGTGGAGCACAACGCCGCCGAGATCTGGACCAACGTCCAGGAAGTCGTGGACAGCGCCATCGCGAAGGCGGGCATCACCGCCGCCGACGTGAAGGCCATCGGCATCACCAACCAGCGCGAGACCACTCTGCTCTGGGACAAGAACACCGGTGAGCCCGTCCACAACGCCATCGTCTGGCAGGACACCCGCACCGACGCGCTCTGCAAGGAGCTCGGCCGCAACGTCGGCCAGGACCGCTTCCGCCGCGAGACCGGTCTGCCGCTCGCGTCGTACTTCGCAGGACCCAAGGCCCGCTGGCTGCTCGACAACGTCGAGGGCCTGCGGGAGCGCGCCGAGGCGGGCGACATCCTCTTCGGCACCATGGACTCCTGGGTCATCTGGAACCTGACGGGCGGCGTCGACGGCGGCGTCCACGTCACCGACGTCACCAACGCGTCGCGCACCATGCTGATGAATCTGCACACCCTGGAGTGGGACGACAAGATCCTCCAGTCGATGGACGTTCCGGCGGCCATGCTGCCGGAGATCCGTTCCTCAGCCGAGGTGTACGGCGTGGCCAAGTCCGGCGCGCTGGCGGGCGTTCCGGTCGCATCCGCGCTGGGTGACCAGCAGGCGGCGCTGTTCGGCCAGACCTGCTTCGCCGAGGGCGAGGCCAAGTCGACGTACGGCACCGGCACTTTCATGCTGATGAACACCGGTCACGAGCCCGTCAACTCGTACAACGGCCTGCTGACGACCGTCGGCTACCGGATCGGTGACCAGGCCCCCGTCTACGCCCTCGAGGGCTCGATCGCCGTCACCGGCTCGCTCGTCCAGTGGATGCGCGACCAGATGGGCCTGATCAAGAGCGCCGCCGAGATCGAGACGCTGGCCTCCTCCGTCGAGGACAACGGCGGCGCGTACTTCGTGCCCGCCTTCTCCGGCCTGTTCGCCCCGTACTGGCGCTCCGACGCCCGCGGTGTGATCGCCGGCCTCACCCGGTACGTCACCAAGGCGCACATCGCCCGTGCCGTCCTGGAGGCCACCGCCTGGCAGACCCGTGAGATCACCGACGCCATGACCAAGGACTCCGGCGTCGAGCTGGCCGCCCTCAAGGTCGACGGCGGCATGACCTCCAACAACCTGCTGATGCAGACGCTCTCGGACTTCCTGGACGCACCGGTCGTGCGCCCCATGGTCGCCGAGACCACCTGCCTCGGCGCCGCCTACGCCGCCGGCCTGGCCGTCGGCTACTGGCCGGACACCGACGCGCTGCGCGCCAACTGGCGCCGGGCCGCCGAGTGGACACCCCACATGGACGCGGACACCCGCGACCGCGAGTACAAGAGCTGGCTCAAGGCCGTCGAGCGGACCATGGGCTGGCTCGAAGACGACTCTGACGAGGAGTAA